In a genomic window of Variovorax paradoxus:
- a CDS encoding N4-gp56 family major capsid protein yields the protein MSKTNIPYGSPLALKAQSVGLFAATMQRLTQINRLTGQMPTQADAESKLRVQSSTDMPIVRCMDLTKVAGDEVTFDLVNPIGGKPIMGGRMAEGRGERLDLQQDKLRINQSRKPISAGDTMTQQRTPHQLRQLARAAGQGYMLRLEDQRTLVHLAGARGYHSNIEWAVPLETDPDFPEIMVNPVKAPTRNRHFMSTGTGIEQIKASGNEISIATTDVMNMDVVDAIATVISSIPLPPPPVKFEGDSMADDAPLRVLLVSAEQHMSFVKSGNFRQLQASAMARAQQAKNNPLFVGDAGLWANVLLVKMPKPIRFYAGNVLRWCASLTDETETTTDVVPASFGTAFAVDRAILLGGQALAEAWGKNSRSGNPFFWSEKELDHGDKLEVLIGSVGGKSKVRFDVNYGDSYQPTDNGVIAIDTAVAIAGQ from the coding sequence ATGTCGAAAACCAACATCCCGTACGGCTCGCCGCTCGCGCTCAAGGCGCAGTCGGTCGGCCTCTTCGCTGCCACCATGCAGCGCCTCACGCAGATCAACCGGCTCACCGGCCAGATGCCCACGCAGGCCGACGCCGAAAGCAAGCTGCGGGTGCAGTCCAGCACCGACATGCCGATCGTGCGATGCATGGACCTGACCAAGGTCGCCGGTGACGAAGTCACCTTCGACCTTGTGAACCCGATCGGCGGCAAGCCGATCATGGGCGGCCGCATGGCCGAGGGCCGCGGCGAGCGCCTGGACCTTCAACAGGACAAGCTGCGGATCAACCAGTCGCGCAAACCGATCTCGGCTGGCGACACGATGACGCAGCAGCGCACGCCCCACCAACTGCGCCAACTCGCGCGCGCGGCCGGGCAGGGCTACATGCTTCGCCTGGAAGACCAGCGCACGCTGGTGCACCTGGCCGGCGCCCGCGGCTACCACAGCAACATCGAGTGGGCAGTGCCGCTCGAGACCGATCCGGACTTCCCCGAGATCATGGTGAACCCGGTGAAGGCGCCCACGCGAAACCGCCACTTCATGTCGACCGGCACCGGTATCGAGCAGATCAAGGCCTCGGGCAACGAGATCTCGATCGCGACCACGGACGTGATGAACATGGACGTGGTCGATGCCATCGCGACGGTGATCTCGTCGATCCCGCTGCCGCCCCCGCCCGTCAAGTTCGAGGGCGACTCGATGGCCGACGACGCGCCGCTGCGCGTGCTGCTGGTCTCCGCCGAGCAGCACATGTCCTTCGTGAAGTCGGGCAACTTCCGCCAGCTGCAGGCCTCGGCCATGGCCCGGGCCCAGCAGGCGAAGAACAACCCGCTGTTCGTGGGCGATGCCGGCCTCTGGGCGAACGTGCTGCTCGTGAAGATGCCCAAGCCGATCCGCTTCTACGCGGGCAACGTGCTGCGCTGGTGCGCGAGCCTCACCGACGAAACCGAGACGACCACCGATGTGGTACCGGCGAGCTTCGGAACCGCGTTCGCGGTCGATCGCGCCATCCTGCTCGGCGGCCAGGCGCTGGCCGAGGCCTGGGGCAAGAACAGCCGCTCCGGCAACCCGTTCTTCTGGAGCGAGAAGGAGCTCGACCACGGCGACAAGCTGGAAGTGCTGATCGGCTCCGTCGGCGGCAAGAGCAAGGTGCGCTTCGACGTGAACTACGGCGACAGCTACCAGCCGACCGACAACGGCGTGATCGCGATCGACACCGCGGTCGCCATCGCCGGCCAGTGA